The Impatiens glandulifera chromosome 8, dImpGla2.1, whole genome shotgun sequence genome includes a window with the following:
- the LOC124912503 gene encoding cell division control protein 48 homolog C-like gives MSIVGDDLESLESQKDWFKKSWHPEETEIDGITMADFEGTVPDVKWEDVGGMEPVRHAFMSYIIECIKDPDDYKVFNVDTEKGFLLYGPPGCGKTLMAKAVANEAGANFIHIKCPELLSKYVGESESAIKTIFRCARTCSPCIIFFDEVDVLTTKRGKEGGWVVERFLIQLLFELDGADDRSGVYVIAATNRPEFIDAAFLRPGRLGKHLHVGLPSPEDRGLILKALACNNPIDISVDLLEVGKDSACDNYSGADLRALVSIPIFYFCNPSHVNDAHTAC, from the exons ATGTCAATTGTTGGGGATGATTTGGAAAGTCTAGAATCGCAGAAAGACTGGTTTAAGAAATCATGGCATCCTGAAGAGACAGAAATTGATGGCATAACAATGGCAGATTTTGAG GGAACAGTCCCTGATGTGAAATGGGAAGATGTAGGTGGGATGGAACCAGTAAGGCATGCATTTATGAGTTACATAATTGAATGTATTAAGGATCCAGATGATTATAAG GTGTTCAATGTTGACACGGAGAAAGGATTTTTGCTTTATGGACCTCCTGGCTGTGGCAAAACATTAATGGCAAAGGCCGTGGCCAATGAAGCGGGGGCTAATTTTATACACATTAAG TGTCCTGAACTTTTGAGTAAATATGTGGGAGAAAGTGAATCGGCAATTAAAACTATATTCCGCTGTGCAAGAACATGTTCCCCGTGTATAATTTTCTTTGATGAG GTGGATGTTTTGACAACTAAAAGAGGAAAGGAAGGTGGTTGGGTTGTTGAAAGATTTTTGATTCAG TTACTGTTTGAGCTGGACGGTGCAGATGATAGATCGGGTGTCTATGTTATTGCCGCAACAAATAG ACCCGAGTTCATAGATGCTGCTTTTTTGCGGCCTGGAAGACTAGGAAAGCACCTACATGTCGGTTTGCCTAGCCCGGAAGATCGTGGCTTGATTCTTAAAGCTCTTGCATGTAACAACCCTATAGATATTAGTGTCGATTTATTGGAAGTTGGGAAGGACTCAGCTTGCGATAATTATAGTGGAGCTGATCTTCGTGCTCTTGTCAGtattcctattttttatttctgcAATCCTTCTCATGTAAATGATGCTCATACTGCTTGTTAA
- the LOC124912233 gene encoding uncharacterized protein LOC124912233 isoform X1: protein MEKTSAARAIEWNIDLEKSLRSNKPGQDLEAINQMGPRLEQWCREPEVNMSESNMFGLIHGEEKLFANAILLRLADAFTSENKQIQASVVKLFLYLWKNCKKKGYNQLDRVMSKLSLMNRVELLRRVKVVFDGGDTESRALALTFFGCCACIAKERAEIRYLILSSLMSSDVLEVKASLFAAGCFSELSDDFASVFFEILVNMVTSSDLSWDVRLVGVRLFSKMGSSLTLASKAYKIGIKLLLDSLEEDLSRVLLISLSRLASRSICLISGQRGKFAIFLQLQIHWRYWSTYSKSHHFHLYCDVELLIFSRR from the exons ATGGAGAAAACTTCAGCTGCTCGTGCAATTGAATGGAATATCGATCTTGAGAAGAGCCTCCGATCAAACAAACCAG GTCAAGATCTTGAAGCCATAAATCAAATGGGTCCAAGACTTGAGCAATGGTGTAGAGAACCCGAAGTTAACATGTCAGAAAGTAACATGTTTGGGTTAATCCATGGAGAAGAAAAGCTATTTGCTAATGCAATCTTGTTAAGGCTTGCTGATGCTTTTACCTCAGAGAACAAACAGATTCAAGCCTCTGTTGTTAAacttttcctttatttatgGAAGAACTGTAAAAAGAAAGGATACAACCAACTTGACAGAGTAATGTCAAAGCTTAGTTTAATGAATAGGGTAGAGCTACTAAGGAGGGTTAAGGTTGTCTTTGATGGTGGTGACACTGAATCCCGAGCTCTTGCATTGACATTTTTTGGCTGCTGTGCTTGTATTGCTAAGGAAAGAGCAGAAATTCGGTATCTTATTCTTTCAAGTTTGATGTCAAGTGATGTTCTAGAG GTGAAGGCGTCATTATTTGCTGCAGGGTGTTTTTCTGAGCTGTCTGATGATTTTGCTTCAGTGTTCTTCGAGATATTAGTTAATATGGTGACATCATCTGATTTATCATGGGATGTAAGGTTGGTCGGCGTGCGATTGTTTTCCAAAATGGGATCCTCGTTAACACTTGCCAGTAAAGCTTACAAG ATAGGGATAAAACTGCTGTTAGATTCATTGGAAGAGGATCTATCACGTGTATTGCTTATTTCTCTTTCAAGACTTGCTTCAAGATCAATATGCCTCATTTCTGGACAG CGAGGGAAATTTGCGATTTTTCTTCAACTGCAGATTCATTGGAGATATTGGTCCACATACTCGAAGAGTCATCATTTTCACCTTTACTGCGATGTGGAGCTCTTAATCTTCTCCAGAAGATGA
- the LOC124912233 gene encoding uncharacterized protein LOC124912233 isoform X2: protein MEKTSAARAIEWNIDLEKSLRSNKPGQDLEAINQMGPRLEQWCREPEVNMSESNMFGLIHGEEKLFANAILLRLADAFTSENKQIQASVVKLFLYLWKNCKKKGYNQLDRVMSKLSLMNRVELLRRVKVVFDGGDTESRALALTFFGCCACIAKERAEIRYLILSSLMSSDVLEVKASLFAAGCFSELSDDFASVFFEILVNMVTSSDLSWDVRLVGVRLFSKMGSSLTLASKAYKIGIKLLLDSLEEDLSRVLLISLSRLASRSICLISGQIHWRYWSTYSKSHHFHLYCDVELLIFSRR from the exons ATGGAGAAAACTTCAGCTGCTCGTGCAATTGAATGGAATATCGATCTTGAGAAGAGCCTCCGATCAAACAAACCAG GTCAAGATCTTGAAGCCATAAATCAAATGGGTCCAAGACTTGAGCAATGGTGTAGAGAACCCGAAGTTAACATGTCAGAAAGTAACATGTTTGGGTTAATCCATGGAGAAGAAAAGCTATTTGCTAATGCAATCTTGTTAAGGCTTGCTGATGCTTTTACCTCAGAGAACAAACAGATTCAAGCCTCTGTTGTTAAacttttcctttatttatgGAAGAACTGTAAAAAGAAAGGATACAACCAACTTGACAGAGTAATGTCAAAGCTTAGTTTAATGAATAGGGTAGAGCTACTAAGGAGGGTTAAGGTTGTCTTTGATGGTGGTGACACTGAATCCCGAGCTCTTGCATTGACATTTTTTGGCTGCTGTGCTTGTATTGCTAAGGAAAGAGCAGAAATTCGGTATCTTATTCTTTCAAGTTTGATGTCAAGTGATGTTCTAGAG GTGAAGGCGTCATTATTTGCTGCAGGGTGTTTTTCTGAGCTGTCTGATGATTTTGCTTCAGTGTTCTTCGAGATATTAGTTAATATGGTGACATCATCTGATTTATCATGGGATGTAAGGTTGGTCGGCGTGCGATTGTTTTCCAAAATGGGATCCTCGTTAACACTTGCCAGTAAAGCTTACAAG ATAGGGATAAAACTGCTGTTAGATTCATTGGAAGAGGATCTATCACGTGTATTGCTTATTTCTCTTTCAAGACTTGCTTCAAGATCAATATGCCTCATTTCTGGACAG ATTCATTGGAGATATTGGTCCACATACTCGAAGAGTCATCATTTTCACCTTTACTGCGATGTGGAGCTCTTAATCTTCTCCAGAAGATGA
- the LOC124912906 gene encoding uncharacterized protein LOC124912906 — protein sequence MSKLSLMNRVELLRRVKVVFDGGDTESRALALTFFGCCACIAKERAEIRYLILSSLMSSDVLEVKASLFAAGSFSELSDDFASVFFEILVNMVTSSDLSWDVRLVGVRLFSKMGSSLTLASKAYKIGIKLLLDSLEEDLSRVLLISLSRLASRSTCLVSGQVISQLMELVDEVLLMQIGLSELVNLLFTFLSPDKPLLLKATALRCLQYIAAREICDFSSTADSLEILVHLLEESSFSPLLRCGALNLLQKMMLSYALPTMSDTIMLEIPKLFIVLKNSVQSSIWEERVSAIGILIDLAQNITGKKDAAFLASRIMLFVIDQINWLIRQVQDLHQQDGHSLLGLLLYLVENYPDLGNVELDKICLILEYLLDSCDQFEGNNGRFFASKSHTTHHFMLNEMNDHLDSTIRNYLAQNTICNWSTYKVGKYAASQGSWSIAAFAFDSLKTIVMSKALYLWLLSLEQLAQSEMKIQFLFPPKQVEWKIKLHENMDRLIGALNGIQSSRESLRTNETSHGVFSFQRWFISVRQRILECTLDILKLCGDYEIQVEKSMQISFRLLKIARELDLITSFLSLEMNKRNLEIFQALALSWSMLAFTTGFSLSYSNINDGSENLDNLNGTLAHDLFCRLELVEGEATKELGSLLRIYGPTKCFSFLHSRNRVSSSNGDAKGLLKICGDAVTAVVGMVFKTNPGNDGTSCQIPSDGLQLLFDTIAKWMHMPFRMPKRFFQMRPFISCELFASSSTKYQEEISVKQGFHLSLNLCIQLKNIPDNSSFRLTKLYCILQCKSSSRVLNRHSEEQMEVDGPEYEADDMVDLNDKLFQHMVNESNRNSGETNKKKSDDEDVFIVETVVSFEPNESGIGFSACLFDVSNFGVGFYRIKWHSCCLDSEDSCWSLFPLNSALDFTVVQEIHQ from the exons ATGTCAAAACTTAGTTTAATGAATAGGGTAGAGCTACTAAGGAGGGTTAAGGTTGTCTTTGATGGGGGAGACACTGAATCCCGAGCTCTTGCATTGACATTTTTTGGCTGCTGTGCTTGTATTGCTAAGGAAAGAGCAGAAATTCGGTACCTTATTCTTTCAAGTTTGATGTCAAGTGATGTTCTAGAG GTGAAGGCGTCATTATTTGCTGCAGGGAGTTTTTCTGAGCTGTCAGATGATTTTGCTTCGGTGTTCTTCGAGATATTAGTTAATATGGTGACATCATCTGATCTATCATGGGATGTAAGGTTGGTCGGCGTGCGATTGTTTTCCAAAATGGGATCCTCGTTAACACTTGCCAGTAAAGCTTACAAG ATAGGGATAAAACTGCTGTTAGATTCATTGGAAGAGGATCTATCACGTGTATTGCTTATTTCTCTTTCAAGACTTGCTTCAAGATCAACATGCCTCGTTTCTGGACAGGTAATATCCCAACTGATGGAGTTAGTGGATGAGGTTCTGCTCAT GCAAATTGGTCTATCTGAACTT GTAAATCTGCTTTTCACATTTTTGTCACCAGATAAACCCTTGCTTTTGAAAGCTACAGCCCTAAGATGTCTACAATATATTGCAGCGAGGGAAATTTGCGATTTTTCTTCAACTGCAGATTCATTGGAGATATTGGTTCACCTACTAGAAGAGTCATCATTTTCACCTTTACTGCGATGTGGAGCTCTTAATCTTCTCCAGAAGATGATGCTCTCATATGCCTTACCTACTATGTCGGACACAATTATGCTTGAGATCCCCAAGCTCTTTATTGTTCTAAAAAATTCAGTTCAATCTTCAATCTGGGAAGAAAGAGTCTCAGCCATTGGCATTCTGATTGATTTGGCACAGAATATCACTGGGAAGAAAGATGCAGCATTTCTAGCATCTAGAATCATGTTATTTGTCATTGATCAGATCAACTGGCTAATTCGGCAAGTACAGGATCTTCATCAGCAAGATGGACACAGCTTGCTTGgtcttcttctttatcttgtTGAAAATTATCCAGATCTTGGGAATGTTGAACTGGACAAGatatgtttaattttagaatATCTGCTTGATTCTTGTGACCAGTTTGAAGGAAATAACGGCAGATTTTTCGCATCAAAG TCACATACGACACACCATTTCATGTTAAACGAGATGAACGATCATCTCGACAGTACTATACGAAATTACTTAGCTCAAAATACTATCTGTAATTGGTCCACTTATAAAGTTGGGAAGTACGCAGCCTCTCAAGGTTCGTGGTCAATAGCTGCTTTTGCATTTGATTCTCTGAAGACCATTGTTATGTCAAAGGCTTTGTATTTATGGCTATTGTCATTGGAGCAGTTGGCTCAGTCTGAAATGaaaattcaatttctttttcctcCAAAACAAGTTGAGTGGAAAATAAAACTGCATGAAAATATGGATAGGCTTATTGGAGCCCTCAATGGTATTCAGTCTTCAAGAGAGAGTTTACGAACCAATGAAACTAGTCATGGAGTATTTTCTTTCCAGAGGTGGTTTATCTCTGTAAGACAAAGGATTCTGGAGTGTACTCTAGATATTCTTAAGCTTTGTGGAGATTATGAAATCCAAGTAGAAAAGAGTATGCAAATATCCTTTCGGTTATTGAAGATAGCACGAGAACTCGATCTAATAACTTCGTTTTTGTCCTTAGAAATGAATAAGAGAAATTTGGAGATCTTCCAAGCACTTGCACTAAGTTGGTCTATGCTGGCTTTCACCACTGGATTTTCTCTGTCGTATTCTAACATTAACGATGGTTCAGAAAATTTGGATAATTTAAATGGTACATTAGCTCATGACTTATTCTGCCGCTTGGAACTTGTTGAAGGGGAAGCCACAAAAGAACTCGGCTCACTTTTGAGGATTTATGGGCCAACcaaatgtttttcttttctgcATTCGCGGAATCGGGTCTCAAGTAGTAATGGGGATGCAAAAGGCTTACTTAAGATTTGTGGTGATGCAGTTACAGCTGTTGTTGGCATGGTATTTAAAACCAACCCAGGAAATGATGGAACTAGTTGCCAGATTCCATCAGATGGCTTGCAACTTCTGTTCGATACAATAGCAAAATGGATGCACATGCCTTTTCGAATGCCCAAGCGGTTTTTTCAAATGAG GCCTTTCATTTCTTGCGAACTCTTTGCCTCAAGTTCAACTAAATATCAGGAGGAGATTTCAGTCAAGCAAGGCTTCCATTTATCGCTAAATCTATGCATCCAGTTGAAGAACATTCCAGATAATTCTTCTTTCCGTCTGACCAAACTTTATTGTATCCTTCAATGTAAATCATCCTCTCGTGTCTTGAACCGACATTCGGAGGAGCAAATGGAGGTGGATGGACCAGAATACGAGGCAGATGACATGGTAGATTTGAACGACAAGTTATTTCAGCATATGGTAAACGAAAGCAATAGGAATAGCGGCGAAACAAACAAGAAAAAGAGTGACGACGAAGATGTATTTATCGTGGAAACAGTTGTGTCCTTTGAACCTAATGAGAGTGGGATTGGCTTCTCCGCTTGCTTGTTTGATGTTTCAAATTTTGGTGTTGGATTTTATAGGATTAAATGGCATAGCTGTTGTTTAGACAGTGAAGATTCTTGTTGGAGCCTTTTCCCTCTAAATTCTGCTCTTGATTTTACAGTTGTTCAAGAAATTCATCAATAA